TTAAATATCTAATAATTTTCGGGTTCtgtttcttcaagtcttctaaGTAAGAATGGGCTTTCCTCTGTTTTCTGGATTCATAATCATAATGAACATGGATACGGAATAACTGACAGTGTCTCTGAGAAACTATTCGGACTTTTTTACCTTGTTGTCTATGAAGATGTGATCTATTAGGATTCTCTTATTTCCATAATCCCAACTTACTTACTTAAATATCATATAGGGTTTAGTTCCCTTAACTTTCGTTGGATCCACACTGTAAGAGAGATGTTACACTTAGGGAATAGCTTCTTTGGAATGTATTCCTTATGGAGATGGTAAAATTCTGACATACCTTGCTAAAGCATAGTTGGCTAGTGATATGGTCAAGAGCCTTTCTACTAACTTGTGTGTGTGAATTTGCTCTGTCTATTTGATATGATACAAAACAGCAAAAAAATAGACAAAGAGAGgctgaaagaaataaaaaaatatgttgtTGATTTGGAAGAAGGTGCTGAAGAAACATCAAAGTTCAGAATTGGGGTCTCTCGACAAGTTGTCAACCAAAACGTGTCATGACCGTTGTCTTGTAGTATTGTGAAAACATGGaaatgttttgaaatttttagaacAGTTATTAACATCCATGAAACAATATAAGAAGAGTAGATGCACACTTTTATCTTATTGTATTATTTTTAAGTGTCAAACAAAATGTGTTTTTCATGACATGTCTGAGATTGTGAGTGTTGGATATTGTTTCAACTGCTTATCCAAAAGCTTGAGCTGTTAGGAAGGGCACAGAACAATATATAGCAACATCCCCTCCCACATGTCTAGGTCCATGCACACATGGCTCTGCACGTGACACCAACATGTGGCACAGAGGGTACAAAGATATTTCTCAGCTCAGTACAACTCAATAAGCATTATTCGAActatagaaaaaaattttaaatcatgGACATGCTTATATGGGAATCAAGAGAATGAGACGTGGAGGGCGATGAATAATCCCTGATATTGTCAAAAAATAATGCCCTCCCCGGAGAAACGACTATATGAACTATAAGTCAAAACAAATCTGAGCTGGATGATGGGAAAATGGGGAGAAGGAAGAGTCACATGTTTGGGTGTTTCGTACTTTCTTTTTGGTAGTTATGAAATAGGAAGAGTTTCATGGGAAATAGTAATAAATGTGCCAATTTAGGAACTGTGGGATGGAAGAAGGTTCCAAGATAGGAAAATAACTTGCCCTCGTGATGTATTAGAGACTGAGAGGTCCTACATGTGTGGTAGCCGTGGCCTGGTTGAATGGCAATTTGGAGTTCATTCATAGTTCAAGTGATAAACTGAGGGGTGTCAGGGTTCCAAAAGGTGATAGTCGAATAATGGGGAAAAGGGTGGGTTTGATGGATTAATGGGCCTGTACGGATAAAGATGGACAGGTTGTCTAGGAAAAGCGTCAAGTAAGAGGTCGGTTGGTGAGCACTGTAATGACTTAAAATTCATTTTCCTCTTATCAGCCAGATCTGTTTCTGAAGTTATCCACCcctccaccaccccccccccccaaaaaaaataataataataataaaaaagtgaTTCGAATAGCTTCAAAGAGCCTATCAACCATGAAAGATTACAAAAATTTAGCATTCAACTTTTATTCTTATTGAACTCAATTGATTACACCACTGCATGCATAAAGATTCAAAAGAAACAAATTCCGACCAAAGTTACAAAGTGTTCCCTAAATTGTTTCTTTCCTATTTAAAAAACAATCATAGATGCTTGCTAAATTTAAGCAGATACACAATCATCTTACAATTGAAACTGGAATAATACATGGTATGTAATCAAAGCAGGAATCATACTTGGTATGACATCAGTTCTGATCAAATCAATTTCCATAGTAATctcctttattattttccttttagcaGAAATAAGTATACTATCTGGCATAAAATCGAATTATATATGTTTTCCTAGATATCATTCTGCACTAATAGCTGTATGTGATAGCTATCAACTTGATTCATTAGCTGTCCATTAATGGGTGGTTGGATTTGGGCTAATTCAAGTCCATAAGGAGACCCAATCTTTGGCCCATAAAATGGCCTACTTTGGAGTCCATGCTTAAGCCCAACGTCAGCTCCAATCATTAGCCCATAAACTGTCTAATATGCTGATTTACAGCATATGCTGGGTAATTGTTCTTGTGGTTTTGCCTCAGCTTGACTTCATCTTCACTTGAAAAGATgaaggggtgggggggaggatCTCAGTGAATCTAACTATTGTTTTTATGTTATAATGCGATAACAGTTTTATTATGCAGTTTTCCTACTGCCAATTTGTGTATGCTTGACTATGTACAGGATGTAGACATGAGGCATGATTCAGTGATTAGACTATGATTGGTTTTTTGCAGTTCCAGAAACACAAATCCTAACATGTGCTTTTGCAATTTCAGGGTGGCATGTCTAATGAAATGTACAACACAATTGCACGTGTGACAGATGGAATATATGAAGGTAAGTACATTATCTAGTTGTTGTATCTTTTATATTCTTGGCATCCATATTGTACACTGATGCAGGGTCGTACAAGTATCTAATGAGCTTTGAAACTTCTGCAGGTATTGCAATCGGAGGGGATGTGTTCCCAGGCTCAACCCTCTCTGATCATGTTGTACGGTTTAATAACATCCCACAGGTGATTCATTGCTCACTAAATTACTCCTGTCTCACCTTACTTTATACGTCAATCGGGAAAAGATATAAAACAAGCTGTTCAGCCTTGATGAGGCAGGAGCTACCTTCGAAAGTTTCATTCCCTTTATCCTGATGAGGTGAAGATGAAACTAAGTTGTTCAGCCTTCTTGAGCTAACCATATCTATTTCAATTTAACATCTGAGCATTTCTTATTGTTTAACAATATAGATTCTGGACCAAAATCAAGTGCCTGACCCAATGTACGattcattaatgaaatttctaTATAAAATTTCTACAATAGCAGTATTAGAGGAATGACAAGCTGTAAGAGGTTACAGTGGAACTCCTGTCTGGAATCTGGATTCTGTTACCCTTGTTTGTTAATGAAAGCCTGTTACATCAAGTCATTCTAGTTCCTACAtgaagagattttatttttccattctctCTAACAGTCTAACCTGATTCTCTGATATTGTTCAGGTCAAAATGATAGTTGTTCTAGGGGAACTTGGTGGGCGAGATGAGTACTCTCTGATTGAAGCCCTAAAACAGGGAAAGGTCAACAAACCAGTGGTTGCCTGGGTTAGCGGCACCTGTGCACGACTCTTCAAATCTGAAGTGCAATTTGGTCACGCTGTGAGTCATTATCCATATGAATTGGGCTATGCTTTTCTGAGTCACAGCTTGCCTTATTATGTTGTGACATTCTTTGAGTTAGGGTGCCAAAAGTGGAGGTGAGATGGAGTCTGCACAAGCAAAAAATCAAGCATTAAGGGAAGCAGGAGCTATTGTCCCAACTTCATATGAAGCATTGGAGGTTGCAATTAGAGAGACATTTGAGAAAATTGTAAGTTACTATTCAGTTTCATAGCTAattcctttgtttcttttcccATTGTTGGGAAAATTGATTCCATTAACTCATTCTCTATTATTTGTCTTAGGTCGAAGAGGGGAAGATTACACCAGTGAAAGAAGTTAAACCCCCTCAGATTCCTGAAGATCTCAACACAGCAATTAAAAGTGGAAAAGTTCGGGCTCCCACTCATATTATCTCTACCATCTCTGATGATAGAGGTTTGATTCAAACCCTTCTATTTGTTGCTGGAGCATTTGATGGCATAAGCAGGAAATTCTGATTGCactataattttcttttgtcaTGCTTGCAGGTGAAGAGCCATGTTATGGTGGTGTGCCAATGTCTTCCATTGTTGAACGGGGttatggtgtgggtgatgttatCTCTCTCTTGTGGTTCAAACGCAGTCTTCCCCGTTACTGCACTCAGTTCATTGAGGTAGGTTTTGTCATTAAGCTGGGCTTTGTATGTACCTTTGCTTTTCCATCTCCAATTTGTCTGCAGGGTGGTAGTTCTTATTAGTTTAGCCCCGctgttccttttatttttttatttcgagGATTTAAGGACTTTGTTAAACTAAGTTTCCACTATAATGGATGCTCTTGGTAGATATGTATCATGTTATGTGCGGATCACGGTCCTTGTGTCTCTGGTGCTCACAACACAATAGTTACTGCTAGGGCTGGAAAGGATCTAGTTTCCAGTCTTGTCTCAGGTAAATTTACCAGTTTATTGCATATATGAACTGTTTTATATTTCCCACACTCTTGCTATGGGGCTTATCTGTTTTGCATGATTCTTTGTTCTGGATACTTTGTCAAGGTAGATCTTGTATTATGGTTTTAAGTGAATTGTCTCTGAAACAGGATTGCTAACCATTGGTCCCCGATTTGGTGGTGCCATTGATGATGCTGCTCGATATTTCAAGGATGCTTATGACAAGGTGGGTTGACTCTGTTGTTGCTTTGTTCATAATGGATGCTAGCTGTATGCCACTGTAAATGGTTATGGGCTTACTGAGATGTTACCGTTTTGTGTTTCCTCTCAGGGTCTTTCACCTTATGAGTTTGTCGAAAGCATGAAAAAGAAGGGCATTCGTGTACCAGGAATTGGACACAGGTACAAAGCTTCTCTCATTTTGTGTCTTTATCAAGTTGACTTGTTAGGTTTTTCAGTAGTTCAGTAGTTCAGCTGGAAGTACTATTTAAATTGCCATCAAAGTATACAGCAATTCCTGTTGAAGTATACATATtacttttggaattttttttcttccaaaattcTATCTCAAATTTGTTGTTTGCTTGTGTAAAAGGATAAAGAGGGGAGACAACAGAGATAAAAGAGTAGAGCTACTACAAAAATTTGCACGCACACATTTTCCTTCTGTTAAGTACATGGAATATGCTGTTCAAGTAGAAACCTACACCCTGTCAAAGGCAAATAACCTGGTCCTCAATGTCGATGGTGCGATTGGGTCTCTTTTCTTGGATCTTCTTGCTGGCAGTGGAATGTTCACCAAACAAGAGATTGATGAAATCATTGAAATTGGATATCTGAATGGGCTTTTTGTGTTGGCACGTTCTATTGGTCTCATTGGGTGAGTTAGAAACTGATATGTTAATCTACTTCGTGATTATGTTGCTTCTCAAGGTAGCCACTAGGATTTTAGTGATGGTATTAGTACCTGCCAAGAGACAGCCAGACCAACATAGTAATTTTCTTTAAACTTTAATTTCTTGGAAATTGCAGGCATACCTTCGACCAGAAGAGATTGAAGCAGCCTCTATACCGACACCCATGGGAGGATGTTCTGTACACCAAGTGATCAGTTTTCAGATGGCCTGGCCAAGACAACAGGGTTtcgacaatttttttttttttagctgcaATATTTCTTTGGAGATTATCAAATGCTGGAGGCAATAGACTGGTGTGCATTCTGTCAATCACTGGCTGGACACCTATCATTTACTAGGTCCATatattcttgatttttattAATGTATTTAGGTTCCTTAAAAGAATTAATGGTTTATAGTTTTGTGTAGCTGTTGAGTAATACTGTAAGAGAACTAACTAATAGTTTGGAGGGGATAAGGGAGACTGAAAAAGCAgaaataaatgggaaaaaatttACAAGCTGGCGtatagaatttattttttttccccttttggggCAAACTGAATGAACTGTTTGATCAACTTTTCTAAAATATGTTTGGGCTACAGGCTGCGTTTACATGTGGTATATGGTGCAGTACATTTAGGTTTTTATGCAGGACAAACTCCTGCAGTGCTTCAGGTGATGCGGACTGCCAAGGTGAGCAATCATTCTCTGCCGCACCAGAGGATTTTTTATACTGCCAAGGCCCCCCTCTCCCCAGCAATTCTAAGAGCTGTTAGAAGCTTTTATTGCGAAGGGAACAGAGGTGCTTTCTACTGCAGGGACCACTGCAACAGAACCCCTACCTATTGGGGTCCCTCCGCCCCCACCCCCACTCCCATGCCCACGCCCGCCACGCTAGTGCCAGCACCGGGGGAAGTTCCCCATGCCCCTATCCGAATTTTGTGGTGTAGAGATATTCAAGATCAATgacagaaggaaaaaagaatatgcTATCCTGAACTTGAGTGAGCTTACTGTTTCACATCCTGATTCTAATTGAGATGTAGTCGGTGCCAACTGATTACAAATGGTtaatgatttttcattttacaaGACAACAATTAACCTTGAAAGGGGAGAATACCAGTCCCCCTATCAGATTTGACTGTGCTGCTGGGCTAAAGACTGACCTTTCCCAATTCTTGGTCATCCGTAGATCAAGGTTTTGAAAACCATACTGGACAAAGATCATTGGCCAGCTAGGTTCAACTCTGCTCAACCCACTTAGCTTCGCAAGGGAGAAGCATTTGTTTGGGCATAGGTTTCCATGAAGATCACTAGTTTACCTATTTTGACCAATACTTCATAGCGAGAGGGTTCTTGATTTGCACAGTTAGTTGTTCCAAGTGGAATTTGTAGAAATGCAATCCaaaaaaatgatgcagaaaGTAATGGAGAAACAAGAAGAAGCAATACAtcagatttacgaggtttggtAAAATTGTCTATGTcctcgatgagatgagatcttgtttcactatcaatggaatagggttacaacgttcatcctcacacctctcagaattaCTTACTAAAGAAGTAAACctcgaaaaaccctaatatcaGAAAGTACAAAATTGCCCTCAATAAATGAGTCCCAAATAAAATGTGGTAATTCTGATTATTGAAATTGCCCTCAATAAGCAAGGCCGTTGTTCTGTGTGGGGGActtgcactagtactccctagattagattgcaacggaatacaagacattgtacactAACAGAATGATGATGTGGTAATTCTAACTATTAAATATCTAATAAATGATCATGTGCCAAAGTGTCGATTCAAACTCTATTATATACCTTTCTATGTATGTCTATAGTAACTAGATATACCCTATTGGTAGTATGCACCCTTTTCCTTAGTCCTGAATTTGTCAATGCTtttcattacccaaaaaaaaaaaaaaagaaatttgtcAATGCTTTTGCTTACCTGGTTTGAGCTGAAACTTTTGGACAAGCTCTTACCGTGCTTGAATTATCTTGATGCTACATGAAAGAAGCCAAGAAGGCATCTTTTGCTTTTCAAATTTTCCAAAGCAAAGGCGAAAATTCAATGGCTTTATTATGACACTTAAATATAATGCTTTATGTCTTAAAATTGATCAAATTCCTTAGACATTTTTCTTTATGAGATCAAATCGGTAGTCATGAAAGTTAATGAAGAGACCT
This Macadamia integrifolia cultivar HAES 741 chromosome 10, SCU_Mint_v3, whole genome shotgun sequence DNA region includes the following protein-coding sequences:
- the LOC122091801 gene encoding ATP-citrate synthase beta chain protein 2; amino-acid sequence: MATGQLFSRTTQALFYNYKQLPIQRMLDFDFLCGRETPSVAGIINPGSEGFQKLFFGQEEIAIPVHSTIEAASAAHPTADVFINFASFRSAAASSMTALKQPTIRVVAIIAEGVPEADTKQLIAYARANNKVVIGPATVGGIQAGAFKIGDTAGTIDNIIQCKLYRPGSVGFVSKSGGMSNEMYNTIARVTDGIYEGIAIGGDVFPGSTLSDHVVRFNNIPQVKMIVVLGELGGRDEYSLIEALKQGKVNKPVVAWVSGTCARLFKSEVQFGHAGAKSGGEMESAQAKNQALREAGAIVPTSYEALEVAIRETFEKIVEEGKITPVKEVKPPQIPEDLNTAIKSGKVRAPTHIISTISDDRGEEPCYGGVPMSSIVERGYGVGDVISLLWFKRSLPRYCTQFIEICIMLCADHGPCVSGAHNTIVTARAGKDLVSSLVSGLLTIGPRFGGAIDDAARYFKDAYDKGLSPYEFVESMKKKGIRVPGIGHRIKRGDNRDKRVELLQKFARTHFPSVKYMEYAVQVETYTLSKANNLVLNVDGAIGSLFLDLLAGSGMFTKQEIDEIIEIGYLNGLFVLARSIGLIGHTFDQKRLKQPLYRHPWEDVLYTK